The following proteins are encoded in a genomic region of Reichenbachiella sp.:
- a CDS encoding type II toxin-antitoxin system ParD family antitoxin: MSKNTSISLGNYFDEFVQHSISNGRYKNVSEVIRAGLRLLEEEERKVNALKSAIQKGLESPRVESFDFDQHLSSLKANRVKNG, encoded by the coding sequence ATGAGTAAGAACACATCCATATCGCTAGGGAACTATTTCGATGAATTTGTTCAACATAGCATTTCAAACGGTAGATACAAGAACGTGAGTGAAGTTATTCGAGCTGGACTCAGGCTACTTGAAGAAGAAGAAAGAAAAGTCAACGCCCTAAAGTCGGCTATTCAAAAAGGGCTGGAGAGCCCAAGAGTAGAAAGCTTTGACTTTGATCAACACCTATCGTCACTGAAAGCTAATCGAGTAAAAAATGGCTAG
- a CDS encoding type II toxin-antitoxin system RelE/ParE family toxin, with protein MARLVLRQEAINDLTDIWEYTSETWSENQADKYYQAIKSACIDISNKPSLGKTYEEISSKVLGYSINKHIIFYHEASADEIEVVRILHERMDLKRHLK; from the coding sequence ATGGCTAGACTCGTTTTGAGGCAGGAAGCCATCAATGACCTTACCGATATTTGGGAATACACCTCTGAAACATGGTCTGAAAACCAAGCAGATAAATACTATCAAGCAATTAAGTCAGCTTGTATAGACATTTCGAACAAACCCAGCCTTGGCAAAACATATGAGGAAATATCATCCAAAGTTTTAGGCTACAGTATTAACAAACATATTATTTTTTATCATGAGGCCTCAGCAGATGAAATTGAAGTAGTAAGAATCCTACACGAAAGAATGGATTTGAAGCGTCACCTGAAATAA